The genome window GAGGTAGTCGGCGAACACGAGGAACGTCGCGACGAACGGGCGGAGTCCGCCGTGCAGCGCCGCGCCGTTGGCGATCGCCGCCATGGCGTGCTCGCGTACCCCGAAGCGCACGATGCGTCCCTCGGGGGTGTCCGGGCCGAACGCCGTTTCCCCCTCGAGGTCGGTGAGGTTGCTGCCGGCCAGGTCCGCGGAGCCGCCCACGAGTTCGGGGAGGGCGGCAGCGAGCGGCGCGAGGGCCGCTTGGGAGGCCTTGCGGGTCGCGAGCGATTCGCCCGGCGCCCAGGTGGGGAGGTCGGCGTCCCAGCCGTCCGGCCGTTCGCCGTACATGCGCCGCGTGAAGGCGGCGGCGTCCTCGGGGTAGGCGGCCTGGTAGCGCTGCCACGTGTCGGTCCAGGCGGCGTACGCGTCGGCGCCGGCGGTCCGGATCGCGGCGGTCTCCTCGCGAAGGGGGTCGGGCACCGTGAAGGGGGGCCAGTCGATCCCGAGCGCCGCCTTCGTCGCGGCGGTCTCCTCCTCCCCGAGGCGGGCGCCGTGCACCTTGGAGGTGCCCGCTCGGTTCGGGGAGCCGTGACCGATGACGGTGCGCACCGCGATCAGGGTGGGGCGTTCGGCGTCGGCGCGGGCCGCCTCGAGCGCCTCCAGGATCGCGCCTCCGTCGTCGCCCGCCTCGACGCGGAGCACCTGCCAGCCGTACGCCGCGTAGCGCGCGAGGACGTCCTCGGTGAACGTCGCGTCGGTGCTGCCGTCGATGGTGACGTGGTTGTCGTCGTAGAGGACCGTGAGCTTCCCGAGCTTCCAGGTGCCCGCCAGCGACGACGCTTCGGACGTCACGCCCTCCATCAGGTCGCCGTCCCCGGCGATCACCCACGTGCGGTGGTCGACGAGCGCGAGGTCGTCGCGGTTGAAGCGGGCGGCGAGGTGCGCCTCGGCGAACGCCATCCCGACGGCGGTCGCGAGCCCCTGCCCGAGCGGGCCGGTGGTCGTCTCCACGCCGGGCGTGTGGCCGACCTCGGGGTGGCCGGGGGTGCGGCTGTGCAGCTGGCGGTAGCCGCGCAGGTCGTCCATCGTGAGCTCGTAGCCCGACAGGTGCAGGAGGGCGTACTGCAGCATCGACCCGTGTCCGGCGGATTGGACGTAGCGGTCGCGGTTCCACCAGTCGGGCACGGCGGGGTCGTGCCGCATGGCGTAGCGGTAGAGCGCCCAGCCCATGGGGGCGGCGCCCATCGGCATGCCGGGGTGCCCGTCGCCGCTCGTTTCGACGGCGTCGAGGGTGAGGGCGCGGATCGCGTCGGCGGCCAGGCGGTCGCGGTCGCGGCGGGAGGTCGGATCGGTCGGCGTCATGGTCGGGCCTCCAGGAGGGCGCGGATGCGCGTGTGGGTGCGGGCGTCATGCTAGCAGGCGGCGCGCGGCGCGGCGCGCCCGGCGGAGCGCCGCGTGCTAGCGTGGGACATTCGTCCCTGGAGGTGTCGCCATGGCGCACGTCGGTCCGTCCACCCCGTCCGTCCCCACCCACGCCGTCCTCGTCGAGCGGCTCGCCCCCGCGCGCGGCACGCGCGCGGCGGCTCTGCTGAAGGTCGCGCTCGGCGTAGCGGTGCTCGCCGCCCTCGCGCAGGTCCGCCTCCAGGTCGGTCCCGTCCCGATCACCGGCTCGACGCTCGGCGTGTTGGCGATCGGTGCGGGCTACGGCGCCCGCCTCGGCGCGACGACGATGGTCGCCTACCTCGCCGTCGGCGCGCTCGGCGTCGGCGTGTTCGCCGGCGGCGCCGCCGGCCTCGCGGCCCTGTCCGGTCCGACCGCGGGGTACCTGCTGGCCTACCCGTTCGCCGCCGCCCTCGTCGGCGCGCTCGCGCGGCGCGGGTGGGACCGCCGGGTCGTCCCGACCGTCGCGGCGATGGTCGCCGCGAACCTCGTGATCTACGCGCTCGGTCTCGCCTGGCTGGCGCGCTTCGCGCCCGACCTCGGCACCACCCTCGCGTGGGGCCTGTGGCCGTTCCTGGCCGGCGACGCGCTGAAGATCGCCCTCGCCGCCGCGGTCCTCCCGGCGGCGTGGCGGCGCCTCGCGCGCGGCCCGCGGCGATGACGTCGGCGGCCGGGGCCGCCGCCGGGCTGGCCGACGCCGTCGCGCCGTCCGCGCAGGCGGTCCGGCTGGCGGCCCGCACGGAGCGGATGCGGCCGTCGGCCATCCGCGAGATCCTCAAGCTCACCGAGCGCGGCGACGTGCTGTCGCTCGCCGGGGGGCTCCCCGCCGCCGAGCTGTTCCCCCTCGACGCGGTGGCGGACGCCACCGCCCGCGCCCTCGAGGCGAACGGCGTGCGGGCCCTGCAGTACGGGCCGTCCGCCGGCCTTCCCGAGCTGCGCGCCTGGATCGCCGAACGCTACGCTGGCGCGGACCCCGACCGGGTGGTCGTCACGTCGGGATCGCAGCAGGGCCTCGACCTGCTCGGCAAGGTCCTCCTCGACCCCGGCGACACCGTCGCGCTCGGCGCGCCGGCGTACATGGGGGCGTTGCGGGCGTTCGATCCGTACGAGCCGCGTTACGCCTCCGTCGCGATGGACGACGAGGGCCTCGACCCCGCCTCGCTCGACGCCGTCCTCGCGCAGGGCGTCCGCTTCGTGTACGTCGTGCCCGATTTCGACAACCCGTCGGGCCGGCGGGCGAGCCTCGCGCGCCGCGAGGCGATCCTCGCGACGTGCGCGAAGCACGACGCGCTGGTGGTGGAGGACGCCCCGTACCGCGAGCTTCGCTTCGACGACGTCGAGCACCCCCCGCTCGTGGCGCTCGCGCCCGACCGGGTCGTGCACCTCGGGAGCCTCTCGAAGACGTTGGCGCCGGGCCTGCGGGTCGCGTGGGCGCTCGTGCCCGAGGGCCTCACGGAGATCGTCGAGCAGGCGAAGCAGGCGACCGACCTGCACACGAGCACCTTCACGCAGGCGGTCGCGTACGCCCTCGTGCGCGACGGGGCGCTCGAGGCGCGCTTCCCGCACCTGCGGACGCACTACCGCGCGCAACGCGACCGCCTGGTCGCGGCCCTCGAACGGCACGTCGGGGGGCGCCTGACGTACGACGTTCCGCCCGGCGGGATGTTCCTGTGGGGTCGCTTCCCCGACGGCGTCGACGCGCACGCGCTGTTGCGTCCGGCGATCGAGCACGGCGTCGCGTTCGTGCCCGGCGACGCCTTCTACCCCGGCGACGGGCCCCCCGAAACCGTCCGGCTCAGCTTCTCGCTGCTCGACGAGGCCGGCTTCGACGAGGCCGCCCGCCGGCTCGCCGCCGCCCTCGACGCGTACGGCGCCTGAGCCCCACCGCCGGCCCGCCGGCCCGCCGGCCCTCGACCCCGCCCTCGCCGGAACGGAGAACGCCCCCGCGCAGAAGCGCGGGGGCGCGGTGCACCGCGTGGACTCGAGGGGCCGCGTACGGCCGCCCGGGTCCGTCTAGGACACCGGATTACCCTCGGCGGGCACCTCCACTGATCCTTCGGTCGGTTACGTCGATTCGGACCACCTCCTTTCCGTGGTGACCGAAGGGTAGCGGACCGCCCGGGGGCGACGATGTGGCGTTTCTTACGGAACGGCCCGGGGCCCGGCGACGCGTCGGCGGCGCGCGGGCTATCCTCGCGCCATGGTCACCCCCGCCGAGAAGTTGGCGTTCGGACTGTTGGCCGCCTTCGCCCTCGCCTTCGCGTACGGCGGGTTCGAGCGGGTGGTGCGCGCCGTCGCCGCCGGAGCGCGGGGCGGCACCGACCGAACCGCCGACCTGCCCCGCCGGATCGGCTCGGCGCTCGCCACGACTCTCGCCCAACGCACCACCTTCCGCGACCGCCCGTGGGTCGGCGTCGCGCACGCCGCCGTGTTCTACGGCTTCGTGTTCTACCTCCTCGTCAACCTCGTCGACGCCGCCGTCGGCCTCCTGCCGCCCCCCTGGACCGCGTGGGTGCACGGCCCCTGGGCGGGGCCCTACCGGTTGGCTGCCGACGTGTTCAGCGTCGCGGTCCTGCTCGGCGTCGCGACGCTGCTGGCCCGCCGGTTCCTGCGCCGCGACCCGGCGCTCGCGCCGGACGTGCCGCTGCACGAGGACGCCGCGGCGGGCGGCGTGCGTCGCGACTCGATGATCGTCGGGGGGTTCATCCTCCTGCACGTCGGCCTGCGCCTGACGGGGGAGGGGTTCTTCCTCGCCGCGGCGGGCCACGCCGACGCCTGGCAACCGTTCGCCAGCGCCGTCGCCGGCGCGGTGGGGTACGACCCCTCCCGCATCGTCGGGTGGCACGTCGCCTGGTGGGGGGCGCTCGGGTCGATCCTGGCGTTCCTGCCGTACTTCCCGCGCAGCAAGCACCTGCACCTGGTCGCCGCCCCCGTCAACTTCGCGCTCGCGCGGCGCGACGCGAGCGGCGCACCGGCGTCCAGCGGGACCCTCGAGCCCCTCGACCTCGAGGACGAGACCCGCGAGACGTTCGGGGCGGCCCACCTCGAGGACCTCGCGTACGCGCAGATCCTCGACGCGTACGCCTGCATCCAGTGCCACCGGTGCACCGACGCCTGCCCCGCGCACGCCACCGGGAAGGCGTTGTCGCCGTCGGCGCTCGAGATCAACAAGCGCTACGAGCTGCACCTGCACGCCGCCGCCCTCGGGGAGGGCGGCGGCACCCCCCGCCCGCTGCTGGAATACGCGTTGAGCGAGGAACAGATCTGGGCGTGCACCACCTGCGGCGCCTGCATCGACGCCTGCCCGGTGGGCAACGAACCGATGCTGGACATCGTCGACATGCGCCGCGAGCGCGTCCTGATGGAGGGCGCCTTCCCCGACGACCTGCAGTCCGCCTTCCGCGGGATGGAGCGCACCGGCAACCCCTGGGGCCTCGGGCACGACGCGCGGATGGCGTGGGCGGAGCCGCTGGCCGAGGAGGGCATCACCGTGCCCACGACCGAGACCCGCCCCGATTTCGAGGTGCTGTTCTGGGTCGGTTGTGCCGGCGCGTACGACGCGACGGCGCAAACCACCACGCGGGCGATGGCGCGCATCCTCGAGCACGCCGGCGTGCGTTACGCGGTGCTCGGCAAAGGCGAGCGGTGCACCGGCGATCCCGCCCGGCGGGCGGGCAACGAGTACCTGTACTACCAGCTCGCCACCGAGAACGTCGCGACGCTCGACGCCGCCCTGGCCGACGACCTGCTCGATGCGGGCACCCCCAAGCGGGTCGTGACGGCGTGCGCGCACTGCTACAACGCGCTGCTGAACGACTACCCCCAACTCGGGGGGACGTACGACGTCGTGCACCACACCGAACTCCTGGACGAGCTCGTCGCCGACGGCCGCCTGCCGCCCCTCGACCTGGGGGCGGGCACGACCTACCACGACCCCTGCTACCTCGGAAGGCACAACGGCGTCTACGACGCGCCGCGAGCGGTGCTGCAGAGCGGCGGGGGCGCCGTGGAGGAGATGCCGCGCTCGAAGGGACACGGCTTCTGTTGCGGGGCGGGGGGCGCGCAGTTCTGGAAGGAGGAGGAGGCCGGCGACGGCGCCGTCGCCGACGAACGCATGCGCGAAGCGCGCGACACCGGGGCGGAGACCGTGGCGGTGGCCTGCCCCTTCTGTGCCTCCATGCTCGGCTCGAGCGCCGTCGCGGCGGAGGCGGACGCGCCCGAGGTCGTCGACGTCGCGGTGCTGTACGACCGGTCGCTCCGCACGATCCA of Trueperaceae bacterium contains these proteins:
- a CDS encoding biotin transporter BioY, with product MAHVGPSTPSVPTHAVLVERLAPARGTRAAALLKVALGVAVLAALAQVRLQVGPVPITGSTLGVLAIGAGYGARLGATTMVAYLAVGALGVGVFAGGAAGLAALSGPTAGYLLAYPFAAALVGALARRGWDRRVVPTVAAMVAANLVIYALGLAWLARFAPDLGTTLAWGLWPFLAGDALKIALAAAVLPAAWRRLARGPRR
- a CDS encoding (Fe-S)-binding protein is translated as MVTPAEKLAFGLLAAFALAFAYGGFERVVRAVAAGARGGTDRTADLPRRIGSALATTLAQRTTFRDRPWVGVAHAAVFYGFVFYLLVNLVDAAVGLLPPPWTAWVHGPWAGPYRLAADVFSVAVLLGVATLLARRFLRRDPALAPDVPLHEDAAAGGVRRDSMIVGGFILLHVGLRLTGEGFFLAAAGHADAWQPFASAVAGAVGYDPSRIVGWHVAWWGALGSILAFLPYFPRSKHLHLVAAPVNFALARRDASGAPASSGTLEPLDLEDETRETFGAAHLEDLAYAQILDAYACIQCHRCTDACPAHATGKALSPSALEINKRYELHLHAAALGEGGGTPRPLLEYALSEEQIWACTTCGACIDACPVGNEPMLDIVDMRRERVLMEGAFPDDLQSAFRGMERTGNPWGLGHDARMAWAEPLAEEGITVPTTETRPDFEVLFWVGCAGAYDATAQTTTRAMARILEHAGVRYAVLGKGERCTGDPARRAGNEYLYYQLATENVATLDAALADDLLDAGTPKRVVTACAHCYNALLNDYPQLGGTYDVVHHTELLDELVADGRLPPLDLGAGTTYHDPCYLGRHNGVYDAPRAVLQSGGGAVEEMPRSKGHGFCCGAGGAQFWKEEEAGDGAVADERMREARDTGAETVAVACPFCASMLGSSAVAAEADAPEVVDVAVLYDRSLRTIQDRLRA
- a CDS encoding PLP-dependent aminotransferase family protein — its product is MTSAAGAAAGLADAVAPSAQAVRLAARTERMRPSAIREILKLTERGDVLSLAGGLPAAELFPLDAVADATARALEANGVRALQYGPSAGLPELRAWIAERYAGADPDRVVVTSGSQQGLDLLGKVLLDPGDTVALGAPAYMGALRAFDPYEPRYASVAMDDEGLDPASLDAVLAQGVRFVYVVPDFDNPSGRRASLARREAILATCAKHDALVVEDAPYRELRFDDVEHPPLVALAPDRVVHLGSLSKTLAPGLRVAWALVPEGLTEIVEQAKQATDLHTSTFTQAVAYALVRDGALEARFPHLRTHYRAQRDRLVAALERHVGGRLTYDVPPGGMFLWGRFPDGVDAHALLRPAIEHGVAFVPGDAFYPGDGPPETVRLSFSLLDEAGFDEAARRLAAALDAYGA
- the tkt gene encoding transketolase yields the protein MTPTDPTSRRDRDRLAADAIRALTLDAVETSGDGHPGMPMGAAPMGWALYRYAMRHDPAVPDWWNRDRYVQSAGHGSMLQYALLHLSGYELTMDDLRGYRQLHSRTPGHPEVGHTPGVETTTGPLGQGLATAVGMAFAEAHLAARFNRDDLALVDHRTWVIAGDGDLMEGVTSEASSLAGTWKLGKLTVLYDDNHVTIDGSTDATFTEDVLARYAAYGWQVLRVEAGDDGGAILEALEAARADAERPTLIAVRTVIGHGSPNRAGTSKVHGARLGEEETAATKAALGIDWPPFTVPDPLREETAAIRTAGADAYAAWTDTWQRYQAAYPEDAAAFTRRMYGERPDGWDADLPTWAPGESLATRKASQAALAPLAAALPELVGGSADLAGSNLTDLEGETAFGPDTPEGRIVRFGVREHAMAAIANGAALHGGLRPFVATFLVFADYLRPALRLSALMGQAVTYVFTHDSIGLGGDGPTHQPEAHLASLRAIPNLRVLRPADANETAQAWREALARTDGPTALILTRQGVPTLEVPAGAVARGGYVQRDLGDGAPRVALLASGSEVALCLAAQEQLAEAGVASRVVSLPDVETFLTHDADHVREVLGGNVPRLAVEAAVPLGWHRLVGPDGDVMGVETYGASAPGGEVLAAFGFTPEHVAARARALLDA